The Arthrobacter zhaoxinii sequence TACAGTCCGTTGAGAGAGGACTGCAGACGCTTTTGCTGTTCCTGCGTCAGCGGACGGCTGGACTGCACTTCTGCAATCCACCGCTGCTGGCGGCCGGCTACCAGTTCCGCGAAACGCGCAACCAGTGCTGCCGGACGCAGCCCGCGCGGGGCGGTTACCGCCTGCGTCACCAGCACCTTGGCTTCGGCTCCCATACCGGGCACGATTTTCTGTGCCAGTGTGGCCTTGGCCGAGGCGGATGCCTGCGGTTCCTGCAGCGCGCGCTGCACCTCGTGGTTGGCTGCAACGGCCTGGTTGAAACGGAACAAATCGTTTTCCAGGGCTTCAAGGCCGGCCAGGCCGGGACCCTTGTTTTCCGCGACAGCGGAAACAACCGTTGCGCCCAGGGTTTCCAGGGCATCGCCGAGGTCGCGCGCAGTGCGCCACCGGGACTCCACCAGAGAAGCAACCAGCTGCTCGGCATCGGTCGAAACCTTGCCGCCGACCAGCTTGGAGACCAGGGCTGCCTTGGCAGAGGCTTCACGAGCCGGATCCGTCAGGGCACGCAGCAGGCCAGCATCGCTGTCCAGCAGGCCCAGAATTCCAAAGAGTTCCTCGGCCAGGGGCAGGGTTGCGCCGGGAAGCATGGCTTCCAGCTTCTCCTGCGCTGCGGCCAGTGACTCGCTCGATATACCTGCCATTACTTAACCGCACCTGCGTTCTGGGTTTCCAGGTCGGCAAGGAAGCGGTCAACCACACGGGCGGCACGCGCATCGTCTGCGAGGGACTCGCCGACGACCTTGCTGGCCAGCTCGGTGGCAAGGGTGCCTACTTCGCTGCGGAGGGAAACGACAGCTGCCTGGCGTTCCGCTTCGATGGCGACGTGGGACTGTTCCATGATGCGGGCGGATTCCGCGCCGGCCTTTGCCTTCAGGTCAGCGAGGATCTGGGCGCCTTCGGCGCGTGCTTCCTCGCGGATCCGGTTAGCCTCGGTACGGGCGTCGATCAGCTGCTGCTTGTATTCATCCAGGGCCGCGCTGGCCTCAGCCTGTGCGGCTTCGGCCTTCTTGAGTCCGCCTTCGATGGCCTCGGTACGCTCTGCATACGTCTTCTCGAACATCGGGACGACAAACTTGACGACGATGTACATCAGCACGGCGAAGCCAAGCAGTGTTACGAGGATCTCCCAGATGTTTGGGACCAGGGGATTCGCGCCTTCTTCGGCGGCGAGGATTAGTGCCTCGTTCATTTCAATCCGTCCTATCTACTTGGTTGGAAAATACGCGCTGACGTTAGAGAACGAACGCGAAAACCAGACCAAGGATAGCCAGTGCTTCAGTCAGGGCCAGGCCCAGGAAGGCGATGGGCTGCAGGACGCGCTGGGCTTCCGGCTGGCGGGCAACGCCGTTGATGTAGGCCGCGAAGACCAGGCCAACGCCGATGGCGCCGCCGATGGCGGACAGACCGTAGCCGACGAGGTTGATGTTGCCGTTGATTTCACCAATCATTATGGCTTTGTTCCTTTCAAGATGCCCGGAGGCAGGTTGTATGGTTCAGGGGGTTCCCCTGGAGAGGGGAGGTTTAGTGTTCCTCGGCCAGGGAGCCTTGGATGTAGATCGCAGTCAGCAGGGTAAAGACGTAGGCCTGCAGGCACTGGATCAAAACTTCGAACAGGAACATGGCGACGCCGCCTGCCAGGGTCAGCAGACCCAGCGGCTTCAGCAGTCCCTCAGCCTCGAGCAGCAGGAACGAGGTTCCGGCGCCCGCCAGCATGATGATCAGGTGGCCCGAGAGCATGGTTGCGAAGAGTCGCAGGCTGTGCGTCACCGGGCGGACCAGGAAGGTGGAGATGATTTCGATCAGCACCACGAGCGGCAGGATCGCCTTCGGAACACCGGACGGAACCACGGCGAACTTGAAGTAAGCCAGTCCGTGCTTCTTGATGCCGAGGATGATCCAGGTGAAGTACACAATCGCGGCCAGGGCGTAGGCGGTACCGACGTGCGACGTCGTCGGCAGCTGTGC is a genomic window containing:
- a CDS encoding F0F1 ATP synthase subunit delta — translated: MAGISSESLAAAQEKLEAMLPGATLPLAEELFGILGLLDSDAGLLRALTDPAREASAKAALVSKLVGGKVSTDAEQLVASLVESRWRTARDLGDALETLGATVVSAVAENKGPGLAGLEALENDLFRFNQAVAANHEVQRALQEPQASASAKATLAQKIVPGMGAEAKVLVTQAVTAPRGLRPAALVARFAELVAGRQQRWIAEVQSSRPLTQEQQKRLQSSLNGLYGRELKINVNVDPAILGGIRVTVGDEVVDSTVTTRLTELRRKLAV
- a CDS encoding F0F1 ATP synthase subunit B, which translates into the protein MNEALILAAEEGANPLVPNIWEILVTLLGFAVLMYIVVKFVVPMFEKTYAERTEAIEGGLKKAEAAQAEASAALDEYKQQLIDARTEANRIREEARAEGAQILADLKAKAGAESARIMEQSHVAIEAERQAAVVSLRSEVGTLATELASKVVGESLADDARAARVVDRFLADLETQNAGAVK
- the atpE gene encoding ATP synthase F0 subunit C — protein: MIGEINGNINLVGYGLSAIGGAIGVGLVFAAYINGVARQPEAQRVLQPIAFLGLALTEALAILGLVFAFVL
- the atpB gene encoding F0F1 ATP synthase subunit A yields the protein MIALALPASNDEGFVPPTLEDMHLPEILPWGAESGEGFGKQMLLILLSVAIIGWFFIAAARKGQLVPGRMQFLGEFSYNLVRNSIGRDIIGEKDFRAFTPLLFSLFFFILINNLWGSIPLAQLPTTSHVGTAYALAAIVYFTWIILGIKKHGLAYFKFAVVPSGVPKAILPLVVLIEIISTFLVRPVTHSLRLFATMLSGHLIIMLAGAGTSFLLLEAEGLLKPLGLLTLAGGVAMFLFEVLIQCLQAYVFTLLTAIYIQGSLAEEH